In a genomic window of Saccharomyces paradoxus chromosome X, complete sequence:
- the APL1 gene encoding Apl1p (Beta-adaptin~similar to YJR005W), which translates to MSDQKVFARYKANEIVTDLQHFGVKKFKSNTTRRKNALRKIIANLVLGNYGEMSLLFSELLKFWQIEDDLEVKRICHEYIRVIGALKPQQAREALPFIMDDFKSRDERLQMMALRTLVLVPVRELSDQAFDCIISLVNHKSPPEKVTRTAIYALLDLDEIDHERVLGLSSILHEVIKSHSSPPEVIVAALHTLYSIHEKNANMEPFRISLELAFNMLELLPELNEWNKATVLEILTTSVVPQHYLDTHEMVELALPYLQQVNTYVVLNSLKFIMYLLNYVDVIKETLAEKLSNSVIALLDKPPELQFLVLRNVILLLLSRESSLLRLDISYFFIEYNDPIYIKDTKLECLYLLANKETLPRILEELEQYATDIDIQMSRKSVRAIGNLAVKLDEDSVHDCVAVLLDLLEFGVDYVVQEIISVFRNILRKYPNNFKANVTELVKHTEVVQEPESKNAMIWIITQYSEVIPNYLELFKVFSSNMFSETLEVQFSILNSAIKFFIRCPTKETEELCMDLLKGCADHANNPDLRDKTFMYWRLLSLTKTSRLSNALTFESLKSVLDGELPLIEMNTKLDPTVLEELELNIGTIVSIYLKPVSHIFRLNKTKLLPQSPILNSNKVLLPVVSNSFPPTGANRDRQNSESQSSTKSRKTAMMDDYDRPAEKINQLKGKRKSSSNNPSKLSRKPSTLLRKLSMKRPFS; encoded by the coding sequence ATGTCTgatcaaaaagtttttgcCAGATATAAAGCAAATGAAATCGTCACAGATCTGCAACATTTTGGAGtaaaaaagttcaaatcAAATACaacaagaaggaaaaatgctttgagaaaaatcatCGCAAATTTGGTGCTGGGAAATTATGGCGAAATGTcccttttattttctgaacttttaaaattttggcAAATTGAAGACGATTTAGAAGTGAAAAGAATTTGCCATGAGTATATAAGAGTGATAGGCGCATTGAAACCCCAACAGGCCAGAGAGGCATTGCCCTTCATAATGGATGATTTCAAAAGCAGAGATGAAAGGTTACAAATGATGGCACTAAGAACTTTAGTGTTAGTTCCAGTGAGAGAGCTTTCTGATCAGGCTTTCGACTGTATCATTTCATTGGTTAATCATAAGTCTCCACCTGAAAAAGTGACGAGGACTGCAATTTACGCACTACTTGATTTGGATGAAATAGATCATGAAAGGGTTTTGGGGTTATCAAGCATTCTACACGAGGTTATCAAATCACATTCAAGTCCTCCAGAAGTCATTGTAGCTGCATTGCATACTTTATATTCCATTCACGAAAAAAACGCTAACATGGAACCCTTCAGAATTTCTTTGGAACTCGCCTTTAACATGCTGGAACTTTTACCTGAACTAAATGAATGGAATAAGGCTACcgttttggaaattttaacAACTTCGGTTGTGCCGCAACATTATTTGGATACTCATGAAATGGTTGAACTGGCTTTACCATACCTGCAACAAGTAAACACATACGTAGTGTTGAACTCTTTAAAATTCATCATGTACTTGTTGAATTATGTTGACGTCATCAAAGAAACTCTAGCCGAAAAGCTATCTAATTCTGTAATAGCTTTACTAGATAAGCCGCCAGAATTGCAGTTTTTAGTATTGAGAAAcgttattcttcttctattgAGCAGGGAGTCATCTCTACTCAGGTTAGAcatttcatattttttcatcgaGTACAATGATCCCATATATATCAAAGACACGAAATTAGAGTGTTTATATCTTTTAGCCaacaaagaaactttaCCAAGAATTCTAGAAGAGTTGGAACAATATGCTACAGACATAGATATTCAAATGTCAAGAAAATCAGTCAGAGCTATTGGTAATCTGGCTGTTAAACTAGATGAAGATTCTGTGCACGATTGCGTCGCTGTTCTTCTAGATTTGTTAGAATTTGGCGTTGATTATGTCGTCCAGGAAATTATCTCTGTTTTCAGAAACATCCTGAGGAAATATCCTAATAATTTTAAGGCAAATGTAACAGAATTAGTCAAACATACCGAAGTTGTACAGGAACCCGAATCAAAAAACGCTATGATTTGGATAATTACGCAATATTCAGAGGTGATCCCAAATTACTTGGAATTattcaaagttttttccTCAAACATGTTTAGTGAGACGCTAGAGGTGCAATTTTCTATTCTGAACTCagcaataaaatttttcattagatGCCCTACAAAGGAAACTGAAGAACTTTGTATGGATTTACTGAAAGGCTGTGCTGATCACGCAAATAATCCTGATTTAAGAGATAAAACGTTTATGTATTGGAGGTTGCTGTCATTAACAAAAACGTCTCGTTTATCGAACGCCCTAACTTTTGAATCCTTAAAATCAGTACTAGATGGAGAATTGCCACTAATAGAAATGAACACAAAATTAGATCCCACTGTTTTGGAGGAACTGGAGCTGAACATTGGTACAATAGTGTCGATTTACTTAAAACCCGTTTCCCATATTTTTAGATTGAATAAAACCAAATTGTTGCCACAAAGTCCTATTCTAAATTCAAACAAGGTTCTCTTGCCGGTTGTGAGTAACTCATTCCCACCAACTGGAGCTAATAGGGACCGTCAAAATTCAGAAAGTCAGTCTTCAACGAAGTCCAGGAAAACTGCTATGATGGATGATTATGATAGGCCcgctgaaaaaattaatcaGTTGAAGGGTAAACGTAAGTCTAGTTCAAACAATCCCTCAAAATTATCACGGAAACCCTCAACCCTATTAAGAAAGCTCTCCATGAAGCGGCCGTTCTCGTGA
- the LSO1 gene encoding Lso1p (similar to YJR005C) gives MHNTGKRYSETAKKVAAGRARKRRQAYEKDQLEKQQLEVQEAQKWEEGARTPNQKKLIMEQKKTEKLRAKKERDQLLAAEEEVLGKGGKGKGY, from the coding sequence ATGCATAATACTGGGAAGAGATACTCGGAAACTGCTAAAAAAGTGGCAGCGGGAAGAGCAAGAAAACGTAGGCAAGCTTACGAAAAGGACCAGTTGGAGAAACAACAACTAGAAGTTCAAGAGGCTCAGAAGTGGGAAGAAGGTGCGAGAACCCCCAACCAGAAGAAGCTAATTatggaacaaaaaaagacagaGAAGTTGAGAgccaaaaaggaaagagaTCAATTGTTAGCCGCCGAGGAGGAGGTTCTAGGTAAAGGTGGCAAGGGAAAAGGGTACTAA
- the POL31 gene encoding DNA-directed DNA polymerase delta subunit POL31 (Subunit of DNA polymerase delta (polymerase III)~similar to YJR006W), with protein sequence MDALLTKFNEDRSFQDENLSQPQKRIRIVDDNLYNKSNPFQLCYKKRDYGSQYYHIYQYRLKTFRERVLKECDKRWDAGFTLNGQLVLKKDKVLDIQGNQPCWCVGSIYCEMKYKPNVLDEVINDAYGAPDLAKSYTDKEGGSDEIMLEDESGRVLLVGDFIRSTPFITGVVVGILGMEAEAGTFQVLDICYPTPLLQNPFPTPSAASQPRGKIALVSGLNLNNTSPDRLLRLEILRGFLMGRISDEIDDISKIGRLLICGNSVDFDIKSVGKDELMTSLTEFSKFLHNILPSISVDIMPGTNDPSDKSLPQQPFHKSLFDKSLESYFNDSNKEILNLVTNPYEFSYNGVDVLAISGKNINDICKYVIPSNDNAKSGEEVAQEESDDFKDDIEHRMDLMECTMKWQNVAPTAPDTLWCYPYTDKDPFVLDKWPHVYVVANQPYFGTRLMEIGGRNIKIISVPEFSSTGMIVLLDLETLKVETVKIDI encoded by the coding sequence ATGGATGCGCTGTTAACAAAGTTTAATGAGGATAGGAGTTTCCAAGATGAAAACCTATCTCAACCGCAAAAAAGGATAAGAATTGTCGATGACAATCTTTACAACAAATCGAACCCATTCCAACTATGTTATAAAAAACGTGACTACGGTTCCCAGTACTACCACATTTATCAGTACCGCCTAAAAACTTTCAGAGAACGCGTCTTAAAGGAATGTGATAAGAGATGGGATGCAGGTTTTACCTTGAATGGCCAATTAGTCCTAAAAAAGGATAAAGTGTTAGATATTCAAGGAAACCAACCGTGTTGGTGCGTAGGATCGATATATTGTGAAATGAAATACAAACCAAACGTACTGGACGAAGTGATCAATGATGCTTATGGTGCACCAGATTTAGCTAAAAGTTATACCGATAAAGAGGGTGGTTCTGATGAAATCATGttggaagatgaaagtGGAAGAGTGCTTCTGGTGGGTGATTTTATTCGGTCTACACCCTTCATCACGGGCGTTGTTGTGGGCATACTAGGTATGGAAGCTGAAGCCGGGACATTTCAAGTTTTGGATATATGCTATCCCACTCCCTTATTACAAAATCCTTTTCCTACACCAAGTGCTGCCTCTCAACCTAGAGGCAAAATTGCGCTTGTCTCTGGATTGAATCTCAACAATACATCGCCCGATAGGTTATTGAGATTGGAGATTTTGAGAGGATTTTTGATGGGGAGAATCAGTGACGAAATTGACGATATTTCTAAAATTGGTAGATTACTGATATGTGGTAATTCTGTTGACTTTGACATTAAAAGTGTGGGCAAGGACGAACTGATGACTTCTCTAACTGAATTCAGTAAATTTCTACACAATATCTTGCCATCTATATCCGTTGATATTATGCCCGGCACCAACGATCCCAGTGATAAGTCTCTACCGCAGCAGCCCTTCCACAAATCATTGTTTGACAAGTCCCTAGAATCTTACTTCAATGATtccaataaagaaattttgaatctaGTGACCAACCCTTATGAATTCAGCTATAATGGTGTGGACGTTCTAGCTATTTCAGGCAAGAACATCAACGATATTTGTAAATACGTAATACCATCAAATGATAATGCGAAAAGTGGAGAAGAAGTTGCACAAGAAGAGAGTGATGATTTTAAAGACGATATAGAGCATCGAATGGATCTTATGGAATGTACCATGAAATGGCAAAACGTCGCGCCCACCGCACCTGATACCTTATGGTGTTATCCGTATACCGATAAAGATCCGTTTGTATTGGATAAGTGGCCCCACGTTTACGTTGTAGCCAACCAGCCATATTTCGGGACAAGATTAATGGAAATAGGTGGTAGAAACATAAAGATAATATCTGTCCCTGAATTCAGTTCAACTGGGATGATAGTATTGCTGGATTTGGAAACCTTAAAAGTAGAGACGGTCAAGATTGACATATGA
- the SUI2 gene encoding translation initiation factor eIF2 subunit alpha (Alpha subunit of the translation initiation factor eIF2~similar to YJR007W), producing the protein MSTSHCRFYENKYPEIDDIVMVNVQQIAEMGAYVKLLEYDNIEGMILLSELSRRRIRSIQKLIRVGKNDVAVVLRVDKEKGYIDLSKRRVSSEDIIKCEEKYQKSKTVHSILRYCAEKFQIPLEELYKTIAWPLSRKFGHAYEAFKLSIIDETVWEGIEPPSKDVLDELKNYISKRLTPQAVKIRADVEVSCFSYEGIDAIKDALKSAEDMSTEQMQVKVKLVAAPLYVLTTQALDKQKGIEQLESAIEKITEVITKYGGVCNITMPPKAVTATEDAELQALLESKELDNRSDSEDDEDESDDE; encoded by the coding sequence ATGTCTACTTCCCATTGCAGATTTtatgaaaacaaatacCCAGAAATTGACGACATTGTCATGGTTAACGTCCAGCAGATCGCTGAAATGGGTGCTTATGTTAAATTGTTGGAATATGATAACATCGAAGGTATGATCCTACTGAGTGAATTGTCCCGTAGACGTATTAGATCAATCCAAAAATTGATCCGTGTTGGTAAAAATGATGTCGCCGTCGTCCTTCGTGTTgacaaagaaaagggtTATATTGATTTGTCCAAACGTCGTGTTTCTTCCGAGGACATCATTAAAtgcgaagaaaaataccaaaaatcCAAGACTGTTCATTCCATTTTAAGATACTGcgctgaaaaattccaaattCCTTTGGAAGAACTATATAAGACCATTGCTTGGCCATTAAGTCGAAAATTTGGTCACGCTTACGAAGCTTTCAAACTATCCATTATTGACGAAACTGTCTGGGAAGGTATTGAACCGCCATCAAAAGATGTTTTAGATGAATTAAAGAACTATATCTCCAAGAGATTAACACCACAAGCTGTCAAGATTAGAGCCGATGTCGAAGTGTCTTGTTTCAGTTACGAAGGTATTGATGCCATCAAAGACGCCTTGAAATCAGCTGAAGATATGTCCACAGAACAAATGCAAGTTAAAGTTAAATTAGTCGCCGCCCCATTGTATGTTCTAACCACTCAAGCCTTAGATAAGCAAAAGGGTATTGAACAATTGGAAAGCgccattgaaaaaattactgAAGTTATTACCAAATATGGCGGTGTTTGTAACATTACTATGCCACCAAAGGCTGTCACTGCTACTGAAGACGCAGAATTACAAGCTTTATTGGAAAGCAAAGAATTAGATAATAGATCTGACTCTGAAGACGATGAGGATGAGTCAGACGACGAGTAA
- the MHO1 gene encoding Mho1p (similar to YJR008W) produces the protein MAIRPATHSGSWYSNRTQELSQQLHTYLIKSTVKGPIHNARIIICPHAGYRYCGPTMAYSYASLDLNRNVKRIFILGPSHHIYFKNQILISAFSELETPLGNLKVDTDLCKTLVNKEYPENGKKLFRLMDHDTDMAEHSLEMQLPMLVETLKWREVSLDTVKVIPMMVSHNSVNVDRCIGDVLSEYIKDPNNLFIVSSDFCHWGRRFQYTGYVGSKEELHEAIQEETEVEMLTARSKLSHHQVPIWQSIEIMDRYAMKTLSNTPNAERYDAWKQYLEITGNTICGEKPISVILSALSKIRGVSASGIKFQWPNYSQSSHVTSIDDSSVSYTSGYVTIEW, from the coding sequence atggcAATACGTCCAGCGACACATTCAGGCTCATGGTACTCTAATAGAACACAAGAATTATCTCAACAACTGCATACATACTTGATCAAGAGTACGGTTAAAGGCCCAATCCACAACGCCAGAATTATTATATGTCCTCATGCCGGTTATAGGTATTGTGGACCCACGATGGCCTACTCGTACGCATCATTGGACTTGAACCGTAATgttaaaagaatatttataCTGGGGCCGTCGCATCAcatttatttcaaaaatcaaatacTGATTAGTGCATTCAGTGAGCTAGAGACACCCTTGGGTAATTTGAAAGTGGATACAGACTTGTGTAAAACATTAGTAAACAAGGAGTATCCAGAAAACGGAAAGAAGCTGTTTAGGTTAATGGATCATGATACTGATATGGCTGAACATTCCTTAGAGATGCAGCTCCCTATGTTGGTGGAAACTTTGAAATGGAGGGAAGTTTCCTTAGATACGGTGAAGGTAATTCCTATGATGGTTTCTCATAATAGTGTTAATGTTGATCGTTGCATTGGTGATGTCTTGTCGGAATACATCAAGGATCCGAACAACTTATTCATTGTAAGCAGTGATTTTTGTCATTGGGGCCGTAGATTCCAATATACTGGGTACGTCGGGAGCAAGGAAGAATTACATGAAGCTATTCAAGAGGAAACAGAAGTGGAAATGTTAACTGCTAGGAGTAAACTTTCACATCATCAGGTTCCTATTTGGCAATCCATTGAAATAATGGATAGATACGCGATGAAAACGCTAAGTAATACCCCAAATGCTGAAAGATACGACGCTTGGAAACaatatttggaaattaCCGGAAACACCATATGCGGCGAAAAGCCAATTAGTGTGATACTAAGtgctttatcaaaaatccGTGGTGTCAGCGCTTCAGGCATCAAATTTCAGTGGCCCAATTATTCACAGAGTTCTCACGTGACAAGTATTGATGATAGTAGTGTCAGTTACACTTCAGGTTATGTTACTATAGAATGGTAA